Proteins from one Salvelinus namaycush isolate Seneca chromosome 34, SaNama_1.0, whole genome shotgun sequence genomic window:
- the LOC120028860 gene encoding calmodulin-1 yields the protein MADQLTEEQIAEFKEAFSLFDKDGDGTITTKELGTVMRSLGQNPTEAELQDMINEVDADGNGTIDFPEFLTMMARKMKDTDSEEEIREAFRVFDKDGNGYISAAELRHVMTNLGEKLTDEEVDEMIREADIDGDGQVNYEEFVQMMTAK from the exons atg GCTGACCAACTGACTGAGGAGCAGATTGCTG AGTTCAAGGAGGCCTTCTCACTGTTCGACAAAGACGGCGATGGCACCATCACCACCAAGGAGCTGGGCACTGTCATGCGCTCTCTGGGACAGAACCCTACTGAGGCAGAGCTACAGGACATGATCAACGAGGTGGACGCCGATG GTAACGGGACAATCGACTTCCCAGAGTTCCTGACAATGATGGCAAGGAAGATGAAGGACACAGACAGCGAGGAGGAGATCAGAGAAGCCTTCAGAGTCTTTGATAAG GATGGGAACGGCTACATCAGTGCGGCAGAGCTGCGGCACGTCATGACCAACCTCGGGGAGAAGCTCACAGACGAGGAGGTGGACGAGATGATCCGCGAGGCCGACATTGACGGAGACGGACAGGTCAACTATGAAG AGTTTGTGCAGATGATGACAGCCAAGTGA